Proteins encoded in a region of the Hypomesus transpacificus isolate Combined female chromosome 17, fHypTra1, whole genome shotgun sequence genome:
- the LOC124479860 gene encoding lipopolysaccharide-induced tumor necrosis factor-alpha factor homolog, producing MEKGYAPDEAAPPYPGPPVNYGGMAPGPHPGMYPQPGYPPAPGPPPQPGFQPGPYQGGVYPPAPQYPVGVTTPVTTVTTVMVTPALRDAPGQAMCPHCRENVVTKTEHSAGLLAWLICGGLTITGCWLCCCIPFCVDSMQDVEHRCPNCNGMIYVYKRM from the exons ATGGAGAAAGGATACGCCCCAGATGAGGCAGCCCCCCCCTACCCCGGACCCCCAGTCAACTACGGGGGTATGGCTCCGGGCCCTCACCCAGGAATGTACCCCCAGCCTGGCTACCCCCCGGCACCCGGCCCACCCCCCCAGCCAGGGTTTCAGCCAGGCCCGTATCAGGGAG GTGtgtacccccctgccccccagtaCCCAGTTGGAGTAACTACACCAGTCACTACAG tgACCACGGTGATGGTGACTCCAGCGCTGAGGGACGCTCCCGGCCAGGCAATGTGTCCCCACTGCAGGGAGAACGTGGTCACCAAGACAGAACACTCCGCTGGCCTGCTGGCCTGGCTCATCTGTGGAGGCCTCACCATTACCGG gtgctGGCTCTGCTGCTGCATCCCATTCTGTGTGGACTCCATGCAGGATGTGGAACATCGCTGCCCCAACTGCAACGGCATGATCTACGTCTACAAACGCATGTGA